The DNA region ttttttaattaaatttttttttaacatttatttatttttgagagacagagacagagcccaagtgggggacgggcagagagagagtgagacacaaaatccaaagcaggccccaggctctgagctgtcagcacagagtctgacacagggcttgaacccacacaccgtgagatcactacctgagctgaagtcggatgcctaaccaactgagacacccatgcACCCCCAAAACTGTCTTTAAAATCAACTCTCCGGACCTTACATCCTACAAGAATTCCCTACACAATCAATGACCCTGCAGGGCCCGCCTCTGTTTAAACCTATTTAATAACATCAAGCTCAGCCCCTTCATCCCACTCAAAGACAACTgttcaaaatgtaaaagaaagactATCTTTAAGGTCTATGAAAAACAAGTCCATATATAGACTTTACTCATTCCAGTTCATTTTTTATAACTCAACAGGTGAACTAAAGTGACCTCACAGTGAACAGTTCATTCTCAGTGAGCAGAGGGCAGAATTCAAAAAAAGGTAACAGAATGAAGACAAGGGCCAAGCCCAGCAAAGGGAGGTGGAGGTCCTGCAGAGCCAGCTACACTCCCATCTCTAGAAAGAGCCCTAGGGTCTCCCACAACTTGGAGAATTGCTAGAAAACTGCCTTTTTCAAGCCAGGAATTCTACAAAGGAGAATGTAACATGGCCCAGTTTCAGAAAAACCACACCTTAAGCTCTGAGTTTATTATCTTGGGTTTTGGGGACCTGGGTGAACTGCAAATCTTCTTTTTTGGACTCTTTCTAATCATGCATCTTGTCACCCTAGCAGGGCACACAACTATTGTGCTCATCACCCTCGTTGACTCCTGCCTCCAGAcccccatgtatttcttccttcgCAATCTGTCCACCATTGAAATTTGCTATATATTGGTGATTGTCCCTAACATGCTGGCCAATTTCCTGTCCAGGAGCCAGCGGATGTCCTTCCTGGGCTGTGCCTTGCAAATGCACCTCTTCATCGCCCTCGGTGGCGCAGAGTGTTTCCTCCTGGCCATGATGGCCTATGATCGTTTTGTGGCCATCTGCAACCCCCTGCGCTACACAATCATCATCACCCGGGCCGTCTGTCTGCAGATGCTGACTCTGGCATGCATCAGCGGCTTTGCACTCTCACTCGCCCTTACTACACTGATATTCCTACTGCCCTTTTGTCAGTCCCATGAGATCAATCATTTTTTCTGTGACATCCCTGCTGTGCTATTTCTGGCCTGCTCAGACACAAGAGCCAATGAGGTTGCAGTCTTCTTCGTCTGCATGCTCATCCTGTTGATTCCCTTCTTGCTGATTCTGCTCTCCTATGCATTCATTATTGCTGCCATCCTCAGAATCCACTCAGCTGAGGGAAGGAGCaaagccttctccacctgtgcTGGGCACCTGCTGGTCTCTGTTCTGCACTATGGCTGTGCAATATTCATCTACATTCGCCCCAAGTCATGCTACACCCCAGAACAGGACAAAGTTGTGTCCTTAATCTACACCAATGTAACTCCGATGCTCTACCCTATGATCTATAGCCTGAGGAACAAGGAAGTTAAGGGTGCCCTCAGGAGACTTCTGAAGAGCTATAACCAGATGAAGCACCAACCCAATGCAAGGTGAAGGGAAAGATGGGGTCTGCCAGAACTAACTTGGACCCCTTTCAAGAATCCAGATGGTCATCCCACAGCACACCTTGTGGCTCCACTCCTCTCTCTGAGGGCTGCTTCATGGTTCTGTGCACCTGGACCTTACTGCCCCCTTTCTTGTGTTCAGAGAGATAGAATGAATCCTAAGGCTTTCCAAAATGTGGAAGTTCTGGGGTATTTGTGGATGTTTCACTGTTCCTTCATGGACAATTGCATCTATCATCTGGAGCACTGTAAGAGACAAAGACACTGATGGAAagaaggtcatgacctgacccaaacaAAACATTAAAGCAACCACTTCTCTGGCCAAAGAGCTAGCAGTAACAAAAACACAAGGAGCTCCCAACTCCAAACTACGTAAAGTAAAACAGTAGAAAGGCAGAGCCAACCCTGAAGTTGAATCCCACATCAGAAAATAACCTGGAGATCACCTGGATCAGCAGCACCACCGGAGGCCTGTAATGTGCCCCATCTTCATGACATTTTGCACCCTCACTAAGGCATTTTACAATCTGCCCCCCTTCTGGCCTCTGGGCCAGCTGACTCCTTCTCACCCTTCAATGCCACTTATTCCTGGCAGCCTGTGCACACTGCCTCTCCTCTAACCCAACCTGCCAGGCTTAGGTAGGTGCCCCTCCTCTTTGGCCCCGCATGCTTACTCATCACGTAGTACTGAAGTGGTTTGTCTGTTTCCCTGACCAGTCTTAGACTCCTTGAAGGCAAGAATTATGATTAATTTCTGTCACTCCAAAACCTGGTACATCATAGGTGTTCAACAAGAAGTAATTGAACTGTGAACCCCCATGAGCTTTGGTATAGGAATATCTTCAGACCCCAGATGCTAACAGAATTAAAGCCTTCAATATTTTGCTGAGCTGAGGCCTCTGTGATTCAGGGACTCAGGTCAGGTGTAATAATCCCCAAAAAAGTGTTTACTGGTGCTACTTCCACACCACACGCTGAGATAAATGCCATAGATCCCTGTGTTCCCCTCCATCACAACACTTAGGAAtaattcttgaatgaatgaatgaatgaatgagcaccttgtatgtaccaggcactgggcaTGGGACTTGGGGTACAGAAAAGCATAAGACATTGTCtatgccctcaaggagctcacaaatTAGCCTGTGGGATTAGGCACCAAAACAACTTGTTTTAATGCAGTGGTTACAAACCATTCATAGGAAGAAGTGACTAGTCCCACCATGAAATCTATGAACACCCACATGCTGTTAAAAAGGTCAGGAAGGAGGGGGCCTAGGACCCTGATGACCCTTCATTGGACAACTAAACCAACATCATCACCACCTCCCTCTAGACTTCATGTTCAGTCAACAATACATTTCCTTATACTTTAAGCCCATAAAGCATTCTTAACTGATGCACAGAAAAGCATCATGAGCATCAGTTATTTCCACCCTTGCCTGCTCTCCTCAGTTAACAGCTCTGACCACTTTGCTTATCATGCCTAGGTGATTACCCCATCTTCTACCACAAAAAGACCCTCAGAGCCACCAGAGGGGCACTCCTCAATGAGAGCAACAGAACTTGAAGGGCAGGAACCATGTGGATCATGTTTCTAGTGCCTGGACCAACTTGCTCTTTGGTCAGTGTGACTGGAAGTCACTGAGGGAAGATGTTGACAACACAGAAGAATCCACTAAAGGCTCTTCCCAGGAGCTTACAGACCAGCAAATTCCTGGGGATAGATAGTCCAGGGCTATCAGTGTTATGCTGAGAGAGGAGTCCATGTTGCTATCAAATGAAGCGATACTATTCCACACCTCCTGAGATTGTGGTGAGGATTGCAAGGGACAGGCATGAAAAGCGATGCTTAGACCAGCCCGTGGGCTACAGAGTGCCAAATTCATGGTAGCAAGGATTAGCCACATCTTAAGCAGTACTGGGCCCCTCCACATTACCACAATGCTAAATGAAACCCATGTGGCTCctgagagggggagagactgTGGCTGATGTCACCCGCTCCAATCCCACCTGGGCCCTGGACCTCAGGGACCTGCAATGCCCTTATAAAAAGCTGTGTGGTCACCCCTTTATTTGGACAAGTTTGGGTGGGTGCTTCTTCTTCTATCACTTCAAGAAACATTAACTCCCAcatctctctccccaaaaatCTTTCcctactctcaaaataaactagtGAAATGTTGACAAGTGTTAGAGCTGGGTGAAGGGAAGGTGGGGGTTTTTTTAATACTATTCTCTCTCCTGTGTGTAATGTGTAACTTCCAtaataaagagttttaaaaggTAAAGGAACTGATGAGTCTCCATTGCCCAAGCAGTCCCCTTGCTTTGAATGCTCTCTCACATCTTTGCCATGTATCTAACCTCCATTCTTCCTTGAAGGCACAGCTCAAATACCATTTAGTCCACGACCCATTTTGATTACTGCCTTGGTCCTGTTTCCATTGAAGGCAAGTGTAATGATAATGTCGCTGACAGCAGTACAGCCTCATGTTCCCGTCCACCATGGCCTTGTTATgtgtgaaagaaagaagtgaCTGCGCCAACCCAGGCAGCTGTGCGCAtgcacacaatacacacacacacacacacacacacactcacacgcacacgcacatgcagcctgggggcagaggggcaaagaCAGGAAGTCCCACCACTCCAGGCAGCACACAGTATCCTAGGGAGGAGGGACACATCTGAGACCAcagggtgtggggcagggagTGGTCAGGGGCGAAATGACCCTACACACCTCAGTGGTCTGGGGGGTGGTGGTGTTCCCAGAGGGAAGGAGCCATGGAATCTGTATGGTGAGAGACAATGCACACTTGGCCTAAGGTGGCCTGGGAAGGGTGGCTATGATACACTTACAGGGATTGATGGGGGTGCATAAGATGAGAGCATGAGTGGCTGTGGGAACACCTGT from Acinonyx jubatus isolate Ajub_Pintada_27869175 unplaced genomic scaffold, VMU_Ajub_asm_v1.0 scaffold_29, whole genome shotgun sequence includes:
- the LOC106987596 gene encoding olfactory receptor 10V1-like, which produces MAQFQKNHTLSSEFIILGFGDLGELQIFFFGLFLIMHLVTLAGHTTIVLITLVDSCLQTPMYFFLRNLSTIEICYILVIVPNMLANFLSRSQRMSFLGCALQMHLFIALGGAECFLLAMMAYDRFVAICNPLRYTIIITRAVCLQMLTLACISGFALSLALTTLIFLLPFCQSHEINHFFCDIPAVLFLACSDTRANEVAVFFVCMLILLIPFLLILLSYAFIIAAILRIHSAEGRSKAFSTCAGHLLVSVLHYGCAIFIYIRPKSCYTPEQDKVVSLIYTNVTPMLYPMIYSLRNKEVKGALRRLLKSYNQMKHQPNAR